In one window of Ostrinia nubilalis chromosome 19, ilOstNubi1.1, whole genome shotgun sequence DNA:
- the LOC135081209 gene encoding ras-related protein Rab-30-like — protein sequence MEDYKFLFKVVLVGNAGVGKTCLVRRFTQGLFPPGQGATIGVDFMIKTVEVDGEKVKLQIWDTAGQERFRSITQSYYRSAHALILVYDISCQPTFDCLPDWLREIEEYANNKVLRILVGNKTDREDREIPRHIGEDFAQRHGMYFLETSAKEAENVERLFMEIAVELMEQAKCKELPKYDGSLGPINGKTTSVGDSGCCLR from the exons ATGGAGGATTATAAATTTCTCTTCAAAGTTGTGTTGGTGGGTAATGCGGGCGTGGGCAAAACATGTTTAGTGCGTCGTTTCACTCAAGGACTTTTCCCACCTGGACAAGGTGCCACAATAGGTGTAGATTTCATGATCAAGACTGTGGAAGTGGACGGTGAGAAAGTGAAG CTACAAATATGGGACACAGCAGGTCAGGAGCGGTTCAGATCAATCACCCAAAGCTACTACAGATCAGCGCACGcacttattttggtttatgacaTATCTTGCCAGCCCACATTTGACTGTCTGCCCGACTGGTTACGGGAGATTGAGGAGTATGCCAATAATAAAGTACTTAGGATATTAGTTG GTAACAAAACAGACAGGGAAGACAGGGAGATCCCGAGGCACATCGGCGAGGACTTCGCGCAGCGCCACGGGATGTACTTCCTGGAGACGTCGGCCAAGGAGGCGGAGAATGTCGAGAGGCTGTTCATGGAGATCGCCGTCGAACTCATGGAG CAAGCGAAATGCAAGGAACTGCCAAAGTACGACGGCAGCCTGGGCCCCATCAACGGTAAGACCACGTCAGTCGGCGACAGCGGGTGCTGCCTCCGCTAA